Genomic segment of Cervus elaphus chromosome 15, mCerEla1.1, whole genome shotgun sequence:
TCTATAATTGCTTGCATATTTCTCAAGGAAAAATACAGCCCCTGGGACGCCCTCTTCACTGCCTTCACCATCACTGGAGTGATCCTGATCGTGAGGCCACCATTTTTGTTCGGTTCCGAAGTCGTGGAGACGGATAAAGACTATTCAGTTCACGTGAAGGGCGCTTTGGTGGCCCTCGCGCATGCTGTGTTTGCTGCCATTACTCTAGTTATCCTCAGAAAAATAGGGACATCTGTGGACTACATGTTGAGCATTTGGTATTATGTCATCATTGGCCTCATCGAGTGCGTCATCGTCCTTTCTATTTTAGGAGAATGGCGTCTTCCGCACTGCGGGCTGGACAGGCTATTTCTCATACTAATTGGAATGTTTGGTTTGGGAGGTCAGATGTTTCTGGCAAAAGCCCTTCAGATAGAAAAGGCAGGGCCAGTAGCATTAATGAAGACCATGGATGTGGtctttgcttttatctttcagattattttctttaatgacaTGCCATCATGGTGGACAGTGGGTGGCTCCCTATGCGTAATAGCCAGTAGCACTGGAGCAGCCATTCGTAAATGGTGCCATAGTACCAAATAAAGCATCACTgccaaaatgtgtattttttttaaagtacaccgTCACCCAGTTCAGACACACAGTGGACACACACACCTGGAAAATCTGCATTTACTTCATTGattatatttaatacatttcatAAAGTATCCTCTTTAGTTGAGAATAAGCCAGTCAGTTGGGTGTAGCAGTGATTTCTTTAGTcaattattttttggttttggatttttgttgttgttggggtGGCATTGGTAGGTGTTGGTAAGAGGATAGATGATTCTTTGAAGAAAAACTGCACAATTTTTGACTCtaagtataaatatatgtaatttttagaaGTGTATTTTTGGTACTGATGGGATATAGATGGGAGGAAATTTTAGATTCTCTTTCAGCAGTGTAGAGGCTGAAGAACTTACTGATAATAATGCTGCTATATAGTTAGTGTTATGCTGAGAATTCATTTGAAATGTAATCCCATTTAGGAGGCCAAAGCTGAAACTTGGAATAGGTGCCTACTTAATGGtattaataaaacaaatgaattagCCTTATTTTCAAGGCTTTTATAAACAATTGTCATTCTTTTAACCCGTATTTGtgccttttcactttaatgctaaAACTTTTAtgcataaacttaaaaaaaagaaaatctttccatCACCACATCTGGCTAATAGTTTTCTGTTTTAGTGGCATTAGCAACTGTAGCTACATTCTGTAATTCTaactgtcctctttttttttttttgaaacaccCCTAAATTTTTCTTAACCTTCTAAGATTTTAGGTGTTTAAAAATCATAAGAAAGAAATCTTGGCATAAGCAGTATGCACATTTCCATTCTGAAGTGTTTTCCCCATAATAGAAATGtgattttctagaaattttctttgaatttatggTGTTATGCCAAATAAAATTTTCTCAGGGTTTTATTCACTTTAACCATAAGAAACTGATGAGATTTTACCTTTTCAACTTACAAAAACCATAGTTCCTTATGGTTCACCCTATTAAGATACCTCTCTTACCTTCTAAACCAAATACTTAAGGGACTTtggagtatattttttaaattactttttaaaatatagtaatcCTAGTAAACTTATTTTTGTAGTCTTTTTCCCTTAcggaattttatataataatgcTTCATGTTATATATTAAATGTAAAGACCTGTGAATCCacaattaattgatttttgtaatttcttgggaaaaaaaaagaatcactgttAAATTCTAGTATATCAGTATGACCTTAAGTGTCAGTGCTGAACCATGATATTAACCTCATGAGTTCAAACAACACATTTTATATCTGGAATTTCTTCAGGCCAGTACTCTGTAGTTAAAGAGAGAATGTAACATTTAGGAGAACTTGAGAGGTTAATCAGGAAATAGAGAGTACATACTAATGGCTGTTTGTCACAGTGAACCCTTTATTGGTAGGGCTTCAGCTCTTACTGTATCAGACCTAGCATCTGTGATCTTAAGCCTACAGATTTGAACGCTTATAGGCTCCTTCCCATTGTTTCATCACAAATCTGCCAAAGTAAGAAAGAACTTGGCTTCTGAGGTTTATGCCATGGTGAGAAACGATCTTTTCCAGTAGTTCCCAGAGGAAATTTTTGGCTTGCTGATCTTCCCAAGTGCTTCCCACCAGACAAATCCTAAATGAAGTCTATTTAGGAGAGTCACACTATTATTATAACTTTAGCCTACTCTGCAGTATTCAAGTTTAGAGTTGCAGAACCATCATTTTGCAACTATGTTAGATAATTATAGACTTGGAGCTTTCTAGGGCTCAAAGGTTAGAGATCCTCTTGTAGGAGATATACTCCATGGTTAGGGATGCTAGGGAGGGGACCTGCCCAAGGTGGGTTTCCATGGTCTTATTTATCCCTCCTTTAGTTCCAAGGTAAAGTATGGAAAGTAAACCACTGCTTGAGATATCTAAGGTTAATTAACTCTCAGGGATGCCTCTCCTGGTTCTCTACCTTGCACAATAAAACAACCTATGGGACCTTGGAAGTTACATCCCTCTGGGCCTGTACATTTCAACAAAGTGGTTTTAGTACTTGAATGTCATAATATATGACCAAAGTTGGAGAAAATGTTTCTTCTCCTGACTTTTACAGGGTGTGATTCTTAAACCTTTTATAATGTCCAAGTTATATACAAGGATATGTATTGTAACAATTGTGGGTGTGTATATTTTGCAAAGACTTCAGTTCCTATATCTTGAAAAGGAAACTATTTTCATAAACTGCTTCTATTTTATAATTACTAATAAAgttaatatgaaagaaaaactatatttTGGTTTTAATGATTGTAGCGTATGCTTAGTTAATataacttgtttctttttttaatccatgtgcatcaaaatatatttattaaagagactgacCTCTAGCCAGTTGTGATATAGTCTCAAGTTTCAAACTGTTTATCTCTCGGATACTGTCACATCAAATCTAATGTCTCCAAAATAATCTTATGTTCCAGTGAGGCCTTCATTGTTCTAGTTCCTCAGATCTTGAAGCAGTTTCTGTTCCAAGAGCTAATCTGTTACTAAGTCTTAGAGGGTCTTGTCTTCTTACTGGCTCATGAATTCTTCATCCTTTGCACTGCTGCTATCTTAGTCTAAGACTTATCCCCTCACACCTGAATTATCACAACAGTATCTTGGGTCTCTAGATCCAAGACTTCTAGACTCTTTGTTCCACTCAGATTCTTGTTCCACTGCCAGATTAATCTGCCTAAGGCCCTGCTTTCATTGTTACTCTGGTTTGCATGAAGGCATAACAATGCTTTCTTATACACCACATCACATTCAAATTATTCATCTGATCCTATTCCCACTTATCCAGCTTGATTTCCCACATCCCAAGACAAATTCCATACTCATGTCAGTCTCCCCACCAACTCCCACACTTGCCAAGAGattctttcctctgtgttttgCGTGCTTTCTTTGCCTTCTAAAGCCTTTTAGCGTCCAGTGGCTCACCTGAGCCATTGTTTCTTCCACTGTCTCCAGCTTCTCCCACTCATACTTGTCCATCTTGGAAGAGTGGATAAAGCACTGGATTAGTCATCTGAAGATCTGGGGGTGGTGTCATCCCTTTCCATCTAGGCCCTTCCAGTTAGTGTCCTTGAGCCTGTTTTCCTCATTTGCTTCAATTATTAAGTACAAAAATATTACCTGCTCCAACCCATGTTACAAATAAGTGTCACAGAAGACTTGTAGACCACAAAGGAGGACAAAAACACTTAAGTACTGAACTGTGGTTACTATAGCAGAGTTGAGTATTCACTTCCTATTCAAAATGATGCCTAGCCCAGGGTCCTTCCCCCCTGAGCAGCCTCACCAGGAATGGTGTGAACAGTCTTCTTGATCACAAACCTTATTTGGCCCTCTCTTGCTGGCACAGAATCCTACTGTTGGAGAGCTCTGATTTCCTGGGTGACATGCCCAGGAAGGGACGCCAAGGGTCACCAGCCTTTTAATCTTATCCATAGGTGTTGCCACCTTCCCAGTTCTGGCTTTAGCTCTGTGAATATTGCACTTGGCTttgactggggctggggagggcgcTGGTGAGCCTGATTCTCTGTGTGTTTCACATGTAGTATTCGTCAAACTCAGCATAGCTCTTCTAGTCTCTTATCTTTTCACCCAGTAGGCATAATTAGTCTAGTGAGGGTAATTTAGTGGGAAGAGAGCCAGACCTCTTTGATAACATGCTGGCCCCCAGTGTAGGTGTATGGCACCATGGTCAGGACTGGACGTGAGGATTTGGTAATTACAGTGCAGGCTGGTCAGCCTGAGCACTACTCTAAGCACACCGTTACATGATCCCTTTGGTCCCTTATATCAAATCTAATACAGCTACCGTATTCACTTAGAGTTCTGCAAGACACCCATCAGGGACCCTCTGGGATCCATAAAGACCATTCAAGTTTTAGCCTATTTGAACACCAGGCCTGGAAAACCAGTTCACAGAGAGCCCATGGACCTTGGCACTGCCCATCATTTCCTGGAAATTGGAGGATTTATGGCAGGAGGGTAAGGAGCAGACATATTTGGTGTCAAGGTAAGGCAAAAATGTTATACCATAGAAGTCCAGTCCACAAGAAAACGTTCCAATGGGTTCCTATGCTAGCTGTCATCTACTGAGCCAGATTTGCAGCAATATGAAACATGCTATTTTTATCACTAAAAATATAGTTACTTTTCAtaagaatgttgttgttgtttaatcactaagtcatgtccaactcttttgcaaccccatggactgtagccctccaggctctgctgttcatggaatttcccaggcacaaatactggagtaggttgccatttctttctccaggggatcttcccaacccagggactgaacctacatctcctgcattggcagatggattctttaccactgagccatccgggaagcAAGAATGTTATTTATATTACCATataatggaattattttaaataaataaattcaaacttttagctttgcttttaaatattgttttatatatatatgtgtgtgtataaatatatgtgtgtctgtatatatatatctcccacTTAAACCTGAAGCTCTTTGGAGTCCTCAGAAATGTTTAAGAGAGTAAAGGGGTGCAGCACCAAAAATTTTTTGGCCCATGGTCattggtagtggtggtggtggcttaaTTGCTAAGTCCGGGTCAATGCTttggaccccacagactgtggcccaccaggcttctctgtccaagggatttctcaagcaagaatactggagtgagttgtcatttccttctccaggggatcttcctgacccagggatctaacccagtattgcaggtagattctttactgaccgagccactagggaagcccattagcaAATTGTCTCTGTTACTTCCTGTATATGTACTTTGGTTTCTTCGTATGTGCActttagaaaagtcagaagacTTTGTACTATGCAGCGTAGTACTTACATCCATACAACTTCTACAAAGGGCAATTTGACAGC
This window contains:
- the SLC35G1 gene encoding solute carrier family 35 member G1 isoform X2; translated protein: MRPLDDTGAAKRQESGLPLMDISSPGFRQEPAAAEVVETPGPGGCWQCPSSPCGSRAQQAEKKAPCPGLGLFYTLLSAFLFSVGSLFVKKVQDIHAVEISAFRCVFQMLIIVPCLIYRKTGFIGPKGQRIYLLLRGVLGSNAMILLYYAYQLTSLADATVISFSCPVFTSIIACIFLKEKYSPWDALFTAFTITGVILIVRPPFLFGSEVVETDKDYSVHVKGALVALAHAVFAAITLVILRKIGTSVDYMLSIWYYVIIGLIECVIVLSILGEWRLPHCGLDRLFLILIGMFGLGGQMFLAKALQIEKAGPVALMKTMDVVFAFIFQIIFFNDMPSWWTVGGSLCVIASSTGAAIRKWCHSTK
- the SLC35G1 gene encoding solute carrier family 35 member G1 isoform X1, which encodes MRPLDDTGAAKRQESGLPLMDISSPGFRQEPAAAEVVETPGPGGCWQCPSSPCGSRAQQEAEKKAPCPGLGLFYTLLSAFLFSVGSLFVKKVQDIHAVEISAFRCVFQMLIIVPCLIYRKTGFIGPKGQRIYLLLRGVLGSNAMILLYYAYQLTSLADATVISFSCPVFTSIIACIFLKEKYSPWDALFTAFTITGVILIVRPPFLFGSEVVETDKDYSVHVKGALVALAHAVFAAITLVILRKIGTSVDYMLSIWYYVIIGLIECVIVLSILGEWRLPHCGLDRLFLILIGMFGLGGQMFLAKALQIEKAGPVALMKTMDVVFAFIFQIIFFNDMPSWWTVGGSLCVIASSTGAAIRKWCHSTK